Within Bradymonas sediminis, the genomic segment TCGTCGAGGGTCAACTCGTCGAGCAATTTCTTGCGCGCGGTGGCCTGCTTCGCCTTCGAGGCGTTGCTGCTGAAGCGCTGGATGAACGCTTTAAGGTCTTTGGCTTTGTCGGACGCTTTCTTCTGGGCGTCGCGGCTCTGGCGAAGCATCAGCTCGCTGGCCTGAATCCAGAAGTCGTAGTTGCCCGCGTAAATGCGCACCTTGCGATAGTCGATATCGGCAATATGGGTGCAGACGTTATTGAGGAAATGACGGTCATGGCTGACCACGATGACCAGGGCGCTGAGCCGAGAGATATAATCCTCCAGCCAGGCGACCGTGTGCACATCGAGGTTGTTCGTGGGCTCGTCGAGCAGCAGGATATCGGGCTTGCCAAAGAGCGCTTGGGCGAGCAACACGCGGACCTTATCGCCGCTCTCAAGCTCGCCCATGCGTTTGGTGTGCAGAGACTGGTCGACGCCGAGGCCCGACAGAAGAATCGAGACTTCCGACTCCGCCTCGTAGCCGTTGAGATCGGCGTAGGCCATCTCGAGTTCGCCGGCGCGCACGCCGTCTTCTTCGTTGAAGTCGGGCTTTGCGTAGAGCTTTTCGCGCTCGCGATGCACCTCGTAAAGTTTCGGGTGTCCGCTCAGGACCGTATTGATGACCTGCATCTCATCGAATTTAAATTGGTCCTGCTCCAGCTTCGCCAGGCGAAGGTTCCCCGGGATGTTGATCTCACCGGAGGTTGGCTCGAGCTCGCCGCTCAAGACCTTGAGGAAGGTCGATTTTCCCGCGCCGTTAGCGCCAATAAGCCCGTAGCAGTTGCCGGGCACGAATTTAACGGAAACATCCTCGAAGAGGGGTTTGCCGCTAAAGCGGACCATCAAGTTCGATGTTGTAATCATAGTTCAGTCTCTCGCAAAAGTCGGCTGCCCACTACTACGCGCGCGCGTTTCGGTCAAACGAATTCGCGTCGTAGAGGCAGCCGACTTTTATGCTTAAACCCCGGGGTGTCCCCGAAGGGTCAGGAGGTGGGGGTTTCGCGGCGTCCATCGGCGTGGATGGCGAAGCGGCCTTCGTCGGCCGGGTGCACCGGGGAGTCCTGGTCCCAGGGCCATCCGCCGAATCCGGTGTGGTGATAATCGAGCATCGTCTGGCGGATTTCGCCGGGCGTATTCATGACGAATGGCCCCTGTTTAACCACAGGCTCGCCGATCGGTCGGCCTTGCAAAATAAGGAACTCGCCGGGCGTATCGCCGTTTTGGATCACACACGCCGCGTCGGCGCGCACCTGGACCGCGTGGCGCGCCGGGATGGACTCGCCGCCGACGGTGCAGGCGTCGCCCTCGAAGAAATAGATGATCCGAGTCGACTCGGGGTGCGCCGGCGGCACGCTCCACTCGGCGCCGGCCTCCATCTTCAGCGTCCACACCGCGACATCGGAGTCATCGCGCGCAGCCCAACTGCTCGGCGGCGGCGTCAGCGGCGTTAGCTCGTCGAGCACCCCTGCGACCACGCTGATCTCGCTGCGTTTTCCGGCCGCGTCGGTCACGGTCTTATTCGGAATCTGCTCGTGCCAGAACATGGTGAAATAGGCGTCTTCTTTCTTATTCGCCCGCGGCAGGTTCAGCCAGACCTGGAAGAGCTCGGTCGGGTTGGGTTTGTCGCGGTTGACCAGCGGGAAGGTCTCCGAGTGAACGACGCCGTTGCCGGCGGTCATCCATTGGACGTCGCCCTGACCAAAGCGTGCGGTCGCTCCCAGGGAGTCCGCGTGGTCGATAAAGCCGTTTCGGGCGATGGTAATCGTCTCGAAACCGCGGTGAGGATGGCGCGGGAACCCCGGCACTTCCTCGCCGTGGTACATGCTCCAGCCGTCTTTATTCGAGAAGTCCTGGCCAATCTGGCGGCCCTCCAAAGAGGCCGCCGGGCCCATCTTCTCGTTGCCGGCCGGGTATTGGTCGTTGTGGTGCATGCAGAAAAGAAACGGGTCGAGCGTCTGCCAGGGCGTGCTCAGCGGAACTTTGGCGAGGACGACGGGTTGGGTGTTTTTTGCGCTCATTCATTACCTCCAATTTGGGTTTCGCGGGCTACTTGGGCGAAAATTTGGCGAGGCCTGGGCCTCGTGTCTGGTATTTGATGCAATGAATGCGCAAAAGGGTTCATAGCGACGCTCGGGGGCATGATTTATCGGTATTTCGGGCGGCGCTTCTCCAAGAATGCGGCCATGCCTTCGCGAGCCTCGTCGGTGACGACCGCCTCGCTGATGGCTTTGCGCTCCAGGTCGAGCTGTTCGCTCAGCGAGTTGTCAAAGGACGCCGACAGCAAACGCTTGGCCCGCGCCAGCGCGCCGGTGGGCATCTCGGCCAGGCGGTTGGCCAGGGTGAGGGTGGCCTTGGGGAGCTCGTCGGCGGGCACGATTCTACTGACCAGGCCGAGCTCAAGCGCGCGCACGGCGCTGATCTTTTCATCCAAGAAGGCAATTTCAATCGCCCGGGAGAGCCCGATCAGGCGCGGCAGGCTAAAGGATCCGCCGCCGTCGATGCTCAGCGCGTTCTCGATATAGCCGATCTTCAAAAACGCGTTGTCGGCCATGATGCGCATATCGCAGGCCAGCGCTAAGGACAGGCCGCCGCCTGCGGCCGGGCCGTTGATGGCCGCGATGACCGGCTTGCCCATCGCGCGGATTTCGCGAATCCCCTCGTGGAACTTCCCGGCGAGGTGCCACAGGCCGCGGTCGACGCGCTCGCTGTCGGAGCTTTGGATCGCGGCCAGGTCGCCCCCGCCGCAGAAGGCGCGCCCCTCGCCGGTCACGATGACCACGCGGATCGCGTCGTCGAAGCCCAGCCGGTACATCGCGTCGTGGAGCTCAGTGAACATCGGTCCATCGAGGGCGTTGAATTTTTTGGGACGGTTCAGGCGCACGGTGGCGATGTCGCCGTTGATTTCGACATGAATGGGGTTTTCGGCCATGGGGTTCTCCGGGATGAGGTCGGGACAATTTAAGTATATATCATCTAAATGATCGATTCTTAGCGAAGGCAGTGCTAGCGTCGTGCTAGCATAGGGTGGGGCGCTCTCGGAAGGGAGTGGTTGCGCTGCGGCGCGGATGCGCTAGCATATTCGGGACTTCACTGAATTATGAGCGGGGCTGCGCGTCCAATCGCATGTCGTCCACCGGCGCGTCGCCGCTGACATCGCGACGGCGACCCCAAAAATAGCCAACGCTAAATACCTCGAAGAATAGTAGACGCCATGAATGATAAGTTAAGCTCTCGGCATATTTTGATCGTATTGCTCCTCGCCGTCCCCGCGATGGCGCTGCTGGTGGGCGGGTGTGAGGAGTTCTGCTCGAGCACGGAGCGCTCGTACCAGCAGGCGCTGGCGGCCGAGCAGACCGAGCTGGCGGAGCCAGAAAGTTTGAGCGCCGAGAGCCCGGCGCAATTTGGCCTGTCGATGAAGACCTCTTTGATCGGCGATATCCTGGATATCGTCCTGGAGCCGACGCTTAAAGCGGCGCTCCGAGCGGTCTCGAGTGTTGAGATCGGTGGCGAGCGAATCGAGTTGACGAGCGCGGGAAATTTGGTGTCGCTCAACGTTGAGTCGAGCTCGGCCTGTGAGCATTGCTTTAGCGTGGGTGGCAGCCTGGGCGGCCGAATTCGGGCGAGCGTGCCGGGCTTTGGGCAGCATACGGCGAATCTCGGCGGGTCGCTTAACCTGGTCGCGCCGCTGATCTTGGGCAAGGGCGATGGCTCGGACGCCGCGCTCAAGCTGGACCTGCCGGCCTACGCCGCCATCGGGCAATCGTCGCTGTCGGCGCGCCTCAGCGGCATCGACTCCGACCTTGTCGACCTCTTGCAGGGGCCGCTGTCGAATCTACTATTCAATACGGTCGCCCAGCGCCTCAAACCGGTGACGCTCTTTGAGTTTAACGCCCCAAGCTTCGGCATCCCCGGGTTTGAAATCCTGCCGGTCCAGCTTGTCACGAAGGGTGACACCGGCACCGTCTTCGCCGGGTTCGCCACCAATATCGACGCCCTCAACGCCCCGGGCTCCCCGAGCGTCGCTCCGATCACCGACCTGAGCGCGAATGAGAACTTCGCCTTCGCGTTCCAGCCGGCGATTATCCCGCACGCGCTGTCGCTATTGATCGAGGATAATAAGGTCTCGCGCACCTATGACCTGTCGGGTAACGCCGACCGAAGCGGCAACGCGCACGTCACGATGGGCAAATTCCGCGTCGGCCCCGAGGTCCTGGATGGCAGCGGTGGTGATGACGCCGGATACACCGAAGACGTCGGTTATTCTCAAGACACCGGCGTCTCAGAGTCCACGCTCACCCGGCAATCTGGCCTCAACGGCAATGACCCGGATATCCCCTTCGCCCTCGGGTTCGACGTGTTCAACCTGGCGAGCAACGCCAACTTCTGCTTCGGCTTCGGCGCCGAGGCCGTCGGCGGCGTGTCGGTGCGCGAGAATGCCCTGCAGGTCGATCTTATCAGCATGCGTTTTACCAATGAGACCCTGCAGGAAAATCTGGTGCAGCTGTCGAACTGGGCTGGCGCCGACTTCGTCACCGAGAGTCATAATCTGGTGAGTCAGTCACTGTCTCGGACCAGCGTCGCGGTCCCGGGCACCAACCTCGAATTTGCGGGGCTTGGGCTGGGCATGCGACCAAACGCGGTGGTGTTGCGCGCGAATTCAACGCCCAGGGCGATTGAGGCGGAGTGAGGGGGGGCAAAAACACCATCGCACGTCCCGTTTTAGCGGCTCGCTGGGTCCCAAATGCCGCGAGGTGTGACATTTTTACACGGTCGGGGGTTCCAAATGCCATCGAGCGTGTGATTGGAGGGGTTATATCACTCGGGACGGGCGCTTCTGGTCGTGGCGTCTAGCCAACGCGGCTCCCCCTTCTGACGCACTTTGCTGATCCGCAATTTCAAGAACCGACTCCTTTGCCGATCCGCAACGGGCCCCCGGCCGCTGAACGCGGCCAGCCCCCAGGCTTCGCCCAGGGGCTTAGATGGTTGCTCTTGCAGCCACTTTGCAGGACCCAAGCTGCGCGAACCGACCACTTTGCCGATCCGCAACTTCAAGAACCGACCCTTCCTAATAAACCGACCATTTAGCCCCCCAAGCGCAGCTGGGGGGGCAGGCGCGCATGCGCCGGGGGGCCTCACCGCGAACCGACCACCTCGCCGATCCGCAACTTCAAAAACCGACCCCTTTGCCGATCCGCAACTTCAAGAACCGACCCCTTTGCCAATCCGCAACCCCTCAAATAAACGGGTTCAACCCGAATAATCCGCCACGATCGCTCGCCCCACATGCAACCCCATGGCGTAAATCGAGACCTGCGGCGGCACCCCGATCGACGTCGGAAACAGCGACCCATCGGCCACCCACAACCCCGTCGCGGCGTGGAATTTACCGCGGCTGTCGACCGCGGCGCGCGCCGGGTCGTCGTCCACCGGGACCGAGCCCATTGGGTGCACGGCGGTCATATCGATAAGTCCGGGCTTCATCTCGAGCGCGTCGATCCAGTCGAGTGAGTCGCCGGGTTTTAAGATGCGCGGGGGGCGCATCGGGACGATGACTTCGGCGGCGCCGGAGGCGAATAAGAGTTCGACCGTGCGGGCGAGCCCGAATAATAACTCGCGCCGGTCGGCCTCATTGGGCCACCAGTCGATGTCGACGCCGAGCTTTCCGGACGGGCGAACCTTTCCGACGCTCAGGTCGTGGATCATGGCGCTTAAGACCGCGAAATGATCATAGGATTCCATGAGTTCGCGGTGCGTCTTGCCCCAGCCTGGGAGCAT encodes:
- a CDS encoding ABC-F family ATP-binding cassette domain-containing protein, with amino-acid sequence MITTSNLMVRFSGKPLFEDVSVKFVPGNCYGLIGANGAGKSTFLKVLSGELEPTSGEINIPGNLRLAKLEQDQFKFDEMQVINTVLSGHPKLYEVHREREKLYAKPDFNEEDGVRAGELEMAYADLNGYEAESEVSILLSGLGVDQSLHTKRMGELESGDKVRVLLAQALFGKPDILLLDEPTNNLDVHTVAWLEDYISRLSALVIVVSHDRHFLNNVCTHIADIDYRKVRIYAGNYDFWIQASELMLRQSRDAQKKASDKAKDLKAFIQRFSSNASKAKQATARKKLLDELTLDDMPISTRKYPHIVFKPERPQGRMILSVDSVSKTIDGEQLLKDVSFTLQPDDRIAFVGLDGRATSALFDILAGVTEPDSGSIEWGQTMTKAYFPKDNEEFFNGVELNIIDWMRQFTEQKDEEFVRGFLGKMLFSGEDTLKPVNVLSGGERVRCMLSRMMQSGANALIFDDPTNHLDLESITALNNALAKVKDSVILFASHDRELVNTVANRIIEITPNGLIDQLMTFDQYLVSERVIERRKKLYGRDVSL
- a CDS encoding pirin family protein; translation: MSAKNTQPVVLAKVPLSTPWQTLDPFLFCMHHNDQYPAGNEKMGPAASLEGRQIGQDFSNKDGWSMYHGEEVPGFPRHPHRGFETITIARNGFIDHADSLGATARFGQGDVQWMTAGNGVVHSETFPLVNRDKPNPTELFQVWLNLPRANKKEDAYFTMFWHEQIPNKTVTDAAGKRSEISVVAGVLDELTPLTPPPSSWAARDDSDVAVWTLKMEAGAEWSVPPAHPESTRIIYFFEGDACTVGGESIPARHAVQVRADAACVIQNGDTPGEFLILQGRPIGEPVVKQGPFVMNTPGEIRQTMLDYHHTGFGGWPWDQDSPVHPADEGRFAIHADGRRETPTS
- a CDS encoding enoyl-CoA hydratase/isomerase family protein — its product is MAENPIHVEINGDIATVRLNRPKKFNALDGPMFTELHDAMYRLGFDDAIRVVIVTGEGRAFCGGGDLAAIQSSDSERVDRGLWHLAGKFHEGIREIRAMGKPVIAAINGPAAGGGLSLALACDMRIMADNAFLKIGYIENALSIDGGGSFSLPRLIGLSRAIEIAFLDEKISAVRALELGLVSRIVPADELPKATLTLANRLAEMPTGALARAKRLLSASFDNSLSEQLDLERKAISEAVVTDEAREGMAAFLEKRRPKYR
- a CDS encoding GMC family oxidoreductase yields the protein MQAWKGIPQSYECTEFLNFEAAHAEDIPGNRTWIINSFAHPVATAKMLPGWGKTHRELMESYDHFAVLSAMIHDLSVGKVRPSGKLGVDIDWWPNEADRRELLFGLARTVELLFASGAAEVIVPMRPPRILKPGDSLDWIDALEMKPGLIDMTAVHPMGSVPVDDDPARAAVDSRGKFHAATGLWVADGSLFPTSIGVPPQVSIYAMGLHVGRAIVADYSG